A genomic segment from Polyangium mundeleinium encodes:
- a CDS encoding tetratricopeptide repeat protein, producing MDRSTAPRLLLGLALFAHAACGGAAPHEPAPKVATSTTAVGACEGTTEVTCRTACDGGNVACCERLGDLVLRDRDRGPSRALAAAEALGKACSGGHARGCQKLSRLMLHGFPGALAADPTQAVTLARRACDGGDPAGCGDLGRMFLHGVGADLDDQRGAPLLANACDAGDGTSCDVLGVALLFGLAVTPDPERAQALFVKAAKVSEKGCAAEDPRACLALGKALALGRGVRRDQVRAAAIFQRACMAGLADGCEWLSGAYAYGLGVTRDGPRARALAEQSCEEGSPHGCATLGSLLAEGVGGAKDPVEGASAARRGCEAEPAACVHLGAAYDKGAGVPKDKQKAASLFRRACGAGDVTSCTALGLLMVRGDSVAQDKRGGFALVSTACDARLPAACAVLGRLLSKGTTAAPDPARALALFLESCDAGAVIGCGQAAIAYAEGKGTAQDDVRAAELFRRACEGRQEDACLELGMFRAEGRGGPRDEAASTELLRKACDGENKLGCTLLAAKPADRVALRAKHRLKTDECNALIEVINTGVEDLNKASGPDPSADPTGARALRGMADVMDRVEHQAAGVRLTVPELVQFSAEYRGMAVAVAKAARAMAKAADAKDVDAIHAAQVDLDKAVKQEDPLVDAINTFCQDP from the coding sequence ATGGATCGCTCGACCGCTCCGCGCCTGCTCCTGGGCCTCGCGCTCTTCGCGCATGCCGCGTGCGGAGGGGCGGCCCCGCACGAGCCGGCGCCCAAGGTGGCCACGAGCACCACCGCCGTAGGCGCATGCGAGGGCACCACCGAGGTCACTTGCCGGACGGCGTGTGACGGCGGGAACGTGGCCTGCTGCGAGCGCCTGGGCGACCTCGTGTTGCGGGATCGCGACCGCGGACCCTCGCGGGCGCTCGCAGCGGCGGAGGCGCTCGGCAAGGCGTGCAGCGGCGGCCACGCGCGCGGCTGCCAGAAGCTCTCGCGGCTCATGCTGCACGGGTTTCCCGGGGCGCTCGCCGCCGACCCGACGCAGGCCGTCACCCTCGCGCGCCGCGCCTGCGACGGCGGGGATCCCGCCGGATGCGGCGATCTCGGGCGGATGTTCCTCCACGGCGTCGGCGCCGACCTCGACGATCAGCGCGGCGCGCCGCTGCTCGCGAACGCCTGCGACGCGGGCGACGGCACGAGCTGTGACGTGCTCGGCGTCGCGCTCCTCTTCGGCCTCGCGGTCACGCCGGATCCCGAGCGCGCGCAGGCGCTCTTCGTCAAGGCCGCGAAGGTGAGCGAGAAGGGCTGCGCCGCCGAGGATCCGCGCGCCTGTCTCGCGCTTGGCAAGGCGCTCGCCCTCGGGCGTGGCGTGCGACGGGACCAGGTGCGCGCCGCGGCGATCTTCCAGCGCGCCTGCATGGCGGGCCTCGCCGACGGGTGCGAATGGCTGAGCGGGGCCTACGCCTACGGCCTCGGCGTCACGCGCGACGGGCCGCGCGCGCGCGCCCTCGCCGAGCAGAGCTGCGAGGAAGGCAGCCCCCACGGCTGCGCCACCCTCGGCTCGCTCCTCGCCGAGGGCGTGGGCGGCGCGAAGGATCCCGTCGAAGGGGCCTCGGCCGCGCGACGCGGCTGCGAGGCCGAGCCCGCGGCCTGCGTCCACCTCGGCGCGGCGTACGACAAGGGCGCGGGCGTGCCCAAGGACAAGCAGAAAGCAGCCTCGCTCTTCCGGCGCGCGTGCGGCGCGGGCGACGTGACGTCCTGCACGGCGCTCGGGCTCCTCATGGTGCGGGGCGACAGCGTGGCCCAGGACAAGCGGGGCGGCTTCGCGCTCGTCTCCACGGCGTGTGACGCGCGCCTGCCTGCCGCCTGCGCGGTGCTCGGCAGGCTCCTCAGCAAGGGAACGACGGCCGCACCGGATCCGGCGCGCGCGCTCGCGCTTTTCCTGGAGAGCTGTGACGCGGGCGCGGTGATTGGCTGCGGGCAGGCGGCGATCGCCTACGCCGAGGGGAAGGGCACGGCGCAGGACGATGTGCGCGCCGCCGAGCTCTTCCGCCGCGCGTGCGAGGGGCGGCAGGAAGACGCGTGCCTCGAGCTCGGCATGTTCCGCGCCGAGGGGCGCGGCGGGCCACGCGACGAGGCCGCGTCGACCGAGCTCCTCCGAAAGGCATGCGACGGCGAGAACAAGCTCGGCTGCACGCTCCTCGCGGCGAAGCCCGCCGACCGCGTCGCGCTGCGCGCGAAACACCGCTTGAAGACCGACGAGTGCAATGCGCTCATCGAGGTCATCAACACGGGCGTGGAGGACCTCAACAAGGCGTCGGGCCCGGACCCCAGCGCCGATCCGACGGGCGCGCGCGCCCTCCGCGGGATGGCCGACGTGATGGACCGCGTGGAGCATCAGGCGGCGGGCGTCCGCCTGACGGTGCCCGAGCTCGTCCAGTTCAGCGCTGAGTATCGCGGGATGGCCGTCGCCGTCGCGAAGGCCGCGCGCGCCATGGCGAAGGCCGCGGACGCGAAGGACGTCGACGCGATCCACGCCGCGCAAGTCGACCTCGACAAGGCGGTCAAGCAAGAGGACCCGCTCGTCGACGCGATCAACACGTTCTGCCAGGACCCCTGA